Proteins co-encoded in one Aerococcaceae bacterium DSM 111021 genomic window:
- a CDS encoding AzlC family ABC transporter permease codes for MKDAFKFAFPHTIPIMAGYIFLGIPFGILAVTQGFQPIFAILMSLIIYSGAIQYAAVDVFLASFNPINALLLTLMVGARHIFYGIAMLTKFSKLDSKRYYTIFGLTDETFSILVSLDVPDDINRDWAYFFITILNQTYWVTGTVIGVLLGSLITFNLDGIDFVLTALFITIFVEQWLSSSSKTPALVGVLSGFISLVLIGPDNFMIPAMIFIVGYFLRQYSTKGVPNQ; via the coding sequence ATGAAAGATGCATTCAAGTTCGCTTTTCCTCATACAATACCTATTATGGCGGGCTATATCTTTTTAGGTATACCTTTTGGTATATTGGCAGTTACCCAAGGATTTCAACCCATTTTTGCTATATTAATGAGTTTAATTATTTATTCCGGTGCGATTCAATATGCTGCAGTGGATGTTTTTTTGGCATCATTTAATCCAATTAATGCATTGCTTCTTACTTTAATGGTTGGTGCTCGACACATATTCTATGGAATCGCGATGTTAACTAAGTTCAGTAAATTGGATTCTAAACGTTATTATACAATCTTTGGATTAACGGACGAAACTTTCTCAATACTTGTTTCTCTCGATGTTCCTGATGACATCAACCGTGATTGGGCATATTTCTTTATTACAATTTTGAATCAAACCTATTGGGTGACTGGTACTGTTATTGGAGTGCTATTAGGTAGCCTCATTACGTTTAACTTAGATGGTATTGATTTTGTTCTTACAGCTTTATTTATTACTATTTTCGTTGAACAATGGCTCAGCAGCTCAAGTAAAACACCTGCTTTGGTAGGTGTACTATCTGGATTTATTTCTTTGGTCTTAATTGGCCCTGACAACTTTATGATTCCAGCGATGATATTTATTGTAGGGTATTTCTTACGTCAATATTCAACGAAAGGAGTTCCTAATCAATGA
- a CDS encoding CsbD family protein codes for MSEEKRDQVAGKAKEVTGKVTGDKKRESEGKAQKNSGKAKELLNDAKDSVKGAVDGVKDAFDGDDRDRK; via the coding sequence ATGTCAGAAGAAAAAAGAGATCAAGTTGCTGGAAAAGCAAAAGAAGTTACAGGTAAAGTGACTGGGGACAAAAAACGTGAATCTGAAGGAAAAGCACAAAAAAATAGTGGTAAAGCGAAAGAACTATTAAATGATGCAAAAGATTCAGTAAAAGGTGCAGTAGATGGCGTGAAAGATGCATTCGACGGTGACGATAGAGACAGAAAATAG
- a CDS encoding glycosyltransferase: MKVLLYSENLKQIGKSGLGKAIQHQKEALALNNIEYTTDINDTFDVLHINTYFPKSYYVAFKLSHSGIPVVYHAHSTEEDFRNSFIFSNQVSPLFKQWLIQAYRQGDILIAPTPYAKKLLDSYDIGREIVSVSNGIDLRRFKHIDNARELFLDEFNYDEQDFIVMGIGLYLERKGILDFVELAKRMPHIQFVWFGYTDLKFVPDKIKHAIQTDLPNLKFAGYVPNDSIILALQGADLFLFPTMEETEGIPALEACATKANFIVRDIPVFDDWLIDKEHVYKGKDIDDFEHLIEQFRLKELPPLGENAYQVAQERNLIEIGKQLKNVYEKAIEIKQMDEKN; encoded by the coding sequence ATGAAAGTATTACTGTATAGTGAAAACTTAAAACAAATTGGTAAATCTGGCTTAGGTAAAGCCATTCAACATCAGAAAGAAGCTCTTGCTTTAAATAATATTGAATATACTACCGATATAAATGATACGTTTGATGTACTGCACATTAATACGTATTTTCCTAAATCATATTATGTCGCCTTTAAGCTGAGCCATAGTGGCATCCCGGTTGTTTACCATGCTCATTCAACTGAAGAAGACTTTCGAAATTCTTTTATCTTCTCCAATCAAGTCTCACCTTTATTTAAACAATGGTTAATTCAAGCATATCGACAGGGTGACATTCTTATTGCACCTACACCTTATGCTAAGAAATTACTCGATTCATATGATATCGGCCGAGAAATTGTTAGTGTGTCTAACGGGATTGATTTACGCCGTTTTAAGCATATTGATAATGCGAGAGAGTTATTTTTAGATGAATTCAATTACGATGAACAAGACTTTATAGTTATGGGTATAGGTTTATACTTGGAACGTAAAGGTATTTTAGATTTTGTTGAACTAGCAAAAAGAATGCCACATATTCAGTTTGTCTGGTTTGGATATACTGATTTAAAGTTCGTACCTGACAAGATTAAACATGCGATTCAAACTGATTTACCTAATCTGAAGTTTGCTGGATATGTACCCAACGATTCAATTATTTTAGCATTACAAGGCGCAGATTTATTTCTTTTTCCTACTATGGAAGAAACTGAAGGCATTCCCGCTCTGGAAGCTTGCGCAACTAAAGCTAATTTTATTGTTCGTGATATTCCAGTCTTTGATGATTGGCTTATTGATAAAGAACACGTGTATAAAGGCAAAGATATAGATGATTTCGAACATTTGATTGAACAATTTAGATTGAAGGAACTGCCTCCTTTAGGAGAAAATGCTTATCAAGTTGCACAAGAACGAAATTTGATTGAAATTGGCAAACAGCTAAAAAATGTCTATGAAAAAGCCATAGAGATAAAACAAATGGATGAAAAAAACTGA
- a CDS encoding alpha/beta hydrolase translates to MQEKKKTLNHLAYAGAVIAGGIFFTTKLFPKLKNQSFSSWIIERGLFLYDMKKEQQNLFEQQNRIDDFIKWNTKPLIKPDIMVGYKVKEHYHGPMQVFSWNNKKQKQPIIFYLHGGGYAFPPYPTHYFFLRSIARKTDAQVIFPLYLKTPKYTYQDSVPYVLSLYKEMLKENIQDSPIILMGDSSGGGMALGLADALRTEGLPQPDEIIVISPWLDITNKNPEIPEFEPSDPMISQIGLNLASEYWLGKNGSIEDPLVSPMVISGKNLGHITLFVGTHEVFYPDIIQFSRRLKEDNIEHDLYVAAKMNHIYPIYPTPEGEEARRIISDIINETLKD, encoded by the coding sequence TTGCAAGAAAAGAAAAAGACTTTAAATCACTTAGCATATGCGGGAGCAGTAATTGCTGGCGGAATTTTTTTCACAACTAAACTATTCCCTAAACTTAAAAACCAATCATTCTCAAGTTGGATCATTGAACGTGGTTTGTTTTTATATGACATGAAGAAAGAACAACAAAATTTGTTCGAACAACAAAACCGAATTGATGACTTCATCAAATGGAATACAAAACCATTAATTAAACCAGATATTATGGTTGGTTATAAAGTGAAGGAACATTATCATGGACCGATGCAAGTTTTTTCTTGGAATAATAAAAAGCAGAAACAGCCAATCATATTTTATCTACATGGTGGTGGCTACGCATTTCCACCTTATCCGACACATTATTTTTTCTTGCGTTCAATTGCGAGAAAGACCGATGCTCAAGTAATATTTCCTCTGTATCTAAAAACACCGAAATACACGTATCAAGATTCTGTGCCGTATGTACTTTCATTGTATAAGGAGATGCTTAAAGAGAATATTCAAGACAGCCCGATTATTTTAATGGGAGATTCATCCGGTGGGGGGATGGCTTTAGGACTTGCAGATGCTTTACGAACTGAAGGTTTACCTCAACCAGATGAAATTATTGTTATATCACCGTGGTTGGATATTACAAATAAAAATCCAGAAATACCTGAATTTGAACCAAGTGATCCAATGATAAGTCAGATAGGTTTAAATTTAGCGAGTGAATATTGGTTAGGTAAAAATGGGAGTATAGAAGATCCGTTAGTAAGCCCGATGGTAATTAGCGGAAAAAACTTAGGTCATATAACATTATTTGTTGGTACACATGAAGTGTTCTATCCAGATATTATTCAGTTTTCAAGACGATTGAAGGAAGATAATATAGAACATGACTTATACGTTGCAGCAAAAATGAATCATATTTATCCAATCTATCCGACACCAGAAGGTGAAGAAGCAAGGCGAATAATTAGTGATATCATCAATGAAACTTTGAAAGATTAA
- a CDS encoding HAD family phosphatase — translation MTVKLIVIDLDETLLKKDKSYDVKRFNHVLQSLKDQSVLVCIATGNSYHKIIDYFSPEDQKDLYFACDNGNFIVKNDVELASTNVKRDTLYKIADFIDEFEGFHIVVNTGPQAYFREREGHAFDHISQYNNALDYIERFQDIPEDESPTKLAIYSTHSLDRNKTMVRILKERYEDIDSVTSGDGWLDVYSVDGGKGSAVRKLQAKYNITKEETMAFGDSMNDESMMKESLYSIAMGNADHDLLLSTTYQIGTNEDSSVVNILEELISFESMEFMDNYLIHKKK, via the coding sequence ATGACTGTAAAATTGATTGTAATTGACTTAGATGAAACGTTGCTTAAAAAAGACAAGAGTTACGACGTAAAGCGCTTTAATCATGTGCTTCAATCATTAAAGGATCAAAGTGTTTTGGTATGTATTGCTACTGGAAACAGTTATCATAAGATAATTGATTATTTCTCACCAGAAGATCAAAAAGATTTATATTTTGCTTGTGATAATGGAAATTTCATTGTAAAAAATGACGTAGAATTAGCTTCAACAAATGTAAAGAGAGACACTTTATACAAAATTGCTGATTTTATAGATGAGTTTGAAGGCTTCCACATCGTAGTAAATACTGGGCCTCAAGCATACTTTAGAGAGCGTGAAGGGCATGCTTTTGATCACATATCTCAATATAATAATGCATTAGATTACATTGAAAGATTTCAAGACATACCTGAAGATGAATCACCTACTAAATTAGCTATTTATTCTACTCATTCACTTGATCGTAACAAAACAATGGTTCGTATCTTGAAAGAAAGATATGAAGATATTGATTCAGTAACAAGTGGCGACGGATGGTTGGATGTGTACTCAGTAGACGGTGGTAAAGGAAGCGCAGTAAGAAAATTACAAGCGAAGTATAATATTACGAAAGAAGAAACAATGGCGTTTGGCGATAGCATGAATGACGAAAGTATGATGAAAGAATCGCTTTATAGTATTGCAATGGGGAATGCTGATCATGATTTATTATTATCAACAACGTACCAAATTGGAACGAATGAAGATTCTTCAGTCGTTAATATACTAGAAGAGTTGATATCGTTTGAATCTATGGAGTTTATGGATAATTATTTAATTCATAAGAAAAAATAG
- a CDS encoding class I SAM-dependent rRNA methyltransferase, giving the protein MAEYKLRELATKRIKQGGKLIKAKDFQNEDRAKHFIEGDVIILNDFDNQFLGKMLVGRQNKGVGWLVTTFKDEYWNESLVYYALKDAIEERDAFFNNAETTAFRVFNGEGDGIGGVTIDWYDHYVQINWYSKGIYEYRNWFFEAIAQLLPQVKGVYETLRFQTDDLEPIQLVSGEVAPDPLIVKENNINYAVHLGESWMTGIFLDQRDVRSFINTQSQDMSVLNIFSYTGAFSVAAAVGGSNRTVSIDVANRSNELTKEQFALNDIEVEDSPHEVRVMDVFNYLDYALKNKITYDLIVSDPPSFARTKKKMFRVEEDYPRLAKQLFKLTNPNGMTILSTNHSGYALEQFRDDMVEVTQSMEGTYYLIQQFGLPEDFPTSSDEESSYLKVLVFYREN; this is encoded by the coding sequence ATGGCAGAATATAAATTAAGAGAACTTGCAACAAAGCGAATCAAACAAGGTGGAAAGCTAATTAAGGCTAAAGATTTCCAAAATGAAGATAGAGCAAAACATTTTATTGAAGGGGACGTTATTATCCTAAATGATTTTGATAATCAATTTTTAGGTAAAATGTTAGTAGGACGCCAAAATAAAGGTGTTGGTTGGTTGGTAACGACGTTTAAAGATGAATATTGGAATGAAAGTTTAGTCTATTATGCATTGAAAGATGCAATTGAAGAACGTGATGCATTCTTTAATAACGCAGAAACGACTGCATTTCGCGTATTTAATGGAGAAGGAGACGGTATTGGTGGGGTTACAATTGATTGGTACGATCACTATGTGCAAATTAACTGGTACTCTAAAGGGATTTATGAATATCGCAACTGGTTCTTTGAGGCAATAGCACAATTACTTCCACAAGTTAAGGGAGTATATGAGACACTTCGCTTCCAAACTGATGATTTAGAACCAATTCAATTGGTGAGTGGTGAAGTAGCACCGGATCCATTAATCGTTAAAGAGAATAATATTAATTATGCGGTTCACTTAGGTGAGAGTTGGATGACTGGTATTTTCTTAGATCAACGAGATGTTAGATCTTTTATTAATACTCAATCTCAAGATATGTCTGTACTAAATATATTTAGTTACACAGGTGCTTTTTCAGTGGCAGCAGCAGTAGGTGGTAGTAATCGAACAGTCAGTATTGATGTAGCTAATCGTAGCAACGAATTGACGAAAGAACAATTCGCATTAAATGATATTGAAGTTGAAGATTCGCCTCATGAGGTTCGTGTCATGGATGTATTCAATTACTTAGACTATGCACTGAAAAATAAGATTACTTATGATTTGATTGTGAGTGATCCACCAAGTTTCGCTAGGACCAAAAAGAAAATGTTTAGAGTAGAAGAAGATTATCCTAGACTAGCAAAACAATTATTCAAACTAACAAATCCTAATGGTATGACGATCTTAAGTACAAACCACAGCGGTTATGCGCTGGAACAATTCCGTGATGATATGGTTGAGGTAACTCAATCAATGGAAGGAACATATTATTTAATTCAACAATTCGGACTACCAGAAGACTTTCCAACAAGTTCGGATGAAGAGAGTAGCTACCTCAAAGTATTGGTGTTTTATCGCGAAAATTAG
- a CDS encoding ABC transporter ATP-binding protein, translating to MSYIKLNEVIKEYISGEVVTRANDGVTFTIEAGEFAVILGPSGAGKSTTLNILGGMDKATSGEVIIAGKDISNYTDKELTTFRRNNIGFVFQNYNLVPNLTAKENVELSIQISKSNADVMEVLKQCGLDHRADNFPAQLSGGEQQRVSIARAIASKPKLLLADEPTGALDYETGKQILKLLQDTSRNTDTTIVVITHNTTIAEMADRVVKIRNGKVDDITLNEEPLEVDEITW from the coding sequence ATGAGTTATATTAAGCTCAATGAAGTTATAAAAGAATATATTAGTGGGGAAGTAGTGACTCGAGCGAATGACGGCGTTACGTTTACAATCGAAGCAGGTGAATTTGCTGTAATTTTAGGACCATCAGGCGCGGGAAAATCGACAACCTTAAATATATTAGGCGGAATGGATAAGGCAACCTCAGGTGAAGTAATTATTGCTGGGAAAGATATCAGCAATTATACGGATAAAGAATTGACTACGTTTCGTCGAAATAATATTGGCTTTGTATTCCAAAACTATAATCTTGTTCCGAACTTAACTGCAAAAGAAAATGTTGAATTATCCATTCAAATATCTAAAAGTAATGCCGATGTTATGGAAGTGTTAAAACAGTGTGGTTTAGACCACCGAGCTGACAACTTCCCAGCGCAGCTTTCAGGTGGGGAACAGCAACGTGTGTCAATTGCTAGAGCCATTGCAAGTAAGCCGAAATTATTATTGGCAGATGAGCCGACTGGAGCATTAGATTACGAAACTGGTAAACAAATTTTAAAATTATTGCAAGATACAAGTCGTAATACAGATACAACGATTGTAGTCATTACACATAATACAACGATTGCTGAGATGGCTGATCGAGTTGTAAAGATACGTAATGGAAAAGTTGATGATATCACACTTAATGAAGAACCTTTAGAAGTCGATGAGATTACATGGTAA